Proteins from a single region of Palaemon carinicauda isolate YSFRI2023 chromosome 1, ASM3689809v2, whole genome shotgun sequence:
- the LOC137651588 gene encoding major facilitator superfamily domain-containing protein 8-like — MGGALGKSGSFVLDHSMDNIPLSKMDDENLRHGSISTLSTKGYPTEEDQGLISLYETKAERKSRRRSLNVAFVTMFVMSTGFSIVLTGVWPYMQTLNKDLGKESVGWVVAANPLGQVLASPLIGYWGNKAGSVRIPCIVTVIVYILGNAMYSMLEGLNSLGPMASYYGMIVSRFIVGMSSANVALMRSYVAAATTLKERSVAISVIAASQALGFVVGPVIQAILTALVPDSVDTGISWLRWDKFTSCSWIAAVMGFINFIILTPCVFKEKNIAAKEMAMMESENENLKLPKPDITGVMGIMFSNFLSLFIFTLLETLAEPFVQDEYGWSDDMALIIVGISLAVAGIWAVAMFTISGYLCRKYDERKVLLFIGFPLLIVGSFLFLPWGSATMPMKCPDNTTTISSTATMLPSTTTFSPSTTVLSSSLTTTLPEKNIFSSTLIRRANPTAIQASSPLSTMTDSLYGKVQGLSSVVNIPQSIGKINSDKKVDKFIELHFSPTEWYEDMQETPNPINCSDFGCPYDEQPWCEYTPQLPIPQLVIAFLIIMSGYPVCQTISQAIYSKMLGPRPQGVWMGILTGIGGLSRILGPIFVTYVYTFYGTYLTFGVLTAAMSLALIELSIIYKKLVPMKIPSRREVNAYDGPAAKDKF; from the exons ATGGGAGGAGCTTTAGGCAAGTCGGGTTCCTTTGTGCTCGACCACTCGATGGACAATATTCCTTTGAGCAAGATGGACGACGAGAATCTCCGACACGGATCCATATCGACGCTTTCGACCAA AGGATATCCCACAGAAGAAGATCAAGGCCTGATATCACTTTACGAGACGAAGGCGGAGCGGAAATCTCGTCGGAGATCACTCAATGTTGCCTTCGTGACCATGTTCGTTATGTCAACGGGATTTTCCATCGTCCTTACTGGAGTGTGGCCATACATGCAGACG CTAAATAAAGATCTGGGAAAGGAAAGCGTCGGATGGGTGGTGGCAGCCAATCCTTTGGGGCAAGTTTTGGCATCGCCTCTTATAGGATATTGGGGCAACAAAGCTGGAAGTGTGAG GATTCCCTGCATAGTGACCGTCATTGTCTACATCCTGGGAAACGCCATGTACTCGATGCTCGAGGGGCTGAACTCCCTCGGCCCCATGGCAAGTTACTATGGAATGATCGTCTCTAGATTCATCGTGGGCATGAGCTCAG CGAACGTAGCTCTGATGAGATCCTACGTGGCTGCTGCAACTACCTTGAAAGAACGCTCTGTCGCCATCTCTGTGATTGCAGCCTCACAGGCCCTTGGCTTCGTTGTGGGTCCAG TGATCCAGGCAATCCTGACTGCTCTTGTTCCTGATAGTGTGGACACGGGAATCTCTTGGCTACGATGGGATAAATTCACATCGTGTAGCTGGATCGCTGCAGTCATGGGTTTTATCAACTTCATCATTCTTACGCCTTGTGTCTTTAAG gaaaaaaatattGCTGCCAAGGAGATGGCTATGATGGAATCTGAAAATGAAAACCTCAAACTACCCAAACCTGATATTACTGGTGTCATGGGCATCATGTTCTCCAattttctttctctatttattTTCACCCTGCTAGAAACGCTTGCTGAGCCATTTGTGCAAGACGAGTATGGTTGGTCCGATGACATGGCTCTAATTATTGTTGGCATTTCCTTAGCTGTCGCAGGTATCTGGGCTGTTGCCATGTTTACCATAAGCGGCTACCTCTGCCGGAAATATGACGAGAGAAAAGTACTTTTATTCATAGGTTTTCCGCTCCTAATTGTGGGTTCTTTTCTCTTCTTGCCATGGGGAAGTGCCACCATGCCCATGAAATGTCCAGATAACACAACAACCATCTCCAGCACGGCAACAATGTTGCCCAGCACAACAACATTTTCTCCTAGTACAACTGTTCTCTCCAGTTCTTTAACGACAACTCTaccggaaaaaaatattttttcaagcacattGATACGTAGGGCAAACCCAACAGCGATTCAAGCCTCTTCTCCCCTCAGCACAATGACAGATAGTTTGTATGGCAAAGTACAGGGTTTATCTAGCGTAGTTAACATTCCTCAAAGTATAGggaaaataaactctgataaaaagGTGGACAAATTTATAGAATTACACTTTTCGCCAACTGAATGGTATGAGGACATGCAAGAGACTCCAAACCCCATAAACTGCTCAGATTTTGGATGCCCTTATGATGAACAGCCATGGTGCGAATACACTCCTCAACTTCCCATACCACAGCTTGTAATAGCTTTCCTCATCATCATGAGTGGATATCCAGTGTGTCAAACAATTAGTCAAGCTATCTACTCAAAAATGCTAGGTCCTAGACCCCAAGGTGTATGGATGGGAATTTTGACTGGGATTGGTGGTTTATCCCGTATTTTGGGGCCAATTTTCGTgacatatgtttatacattttaTGGTACATATCTAACTTTTGGAGTATTGACAGCTGCTATGTCACTAGCACTGATTGAactctcaataatatataaaaagctGGTTCCAATGAAGATACCGAGTAGAAGAGAAGTAAATGCATATGATGGCCCAGCTGCTAAAGATAAATTCTAA